Proteins from a genomic interval of Gadus macrocephalus chromosome 2, ASM3116895v1:
- the tspan4b gene encoding tetraspanin-4 produces the protein MSVSRTCLCCVKYLMFVFNLIFWLGGCGLFGVGVWLSFTQAEFSSLPLSFPSLSAANLLLVAGGVTMVTGFLGCLGALKEQRCLLMTFFVILLLLVLTEVTLVLVIHIFHNTLDTKAQDELKEAMKSYTSDEGLKKSWDNVQKMFKCCGVTNKTDWYGVLNHTLPSSCCSVGAHQCVDGWSEACYQKARNWLLDNIPSVLVFGVCIGIVQILALVFSLLMYCQILRAEKYLD, from the exons atgTCGGTGTCTCGGACGTGCCTGTGCTGTGTCAAGTATCTGATGTTTGTCTTCAACCTCATCTTTTGG CTGGGCGGCTGCGGTCTGTTTGGCGTTGGGGTGTGGCTGTCCTTCACCCAGGCCGAGTTCTCCTCCCTGCCGCTGTCCTTCCCCTCGCTCTCCGCCGCCAacctgctgctggtggcggGCGGCGTCACCATGGTCACGGGCTTCCTGGGCTGCCTCGGCGCGCTGAAGGAGCAACGCTGCCTCCTCATGACG TTCTTTGTGATCCTGTTGCTCCTGGTTCTGACAGAGGTGACGCTAGTGCTGGTGATACACATCTTCCACAATACG CTGGACACCAAAGCGCAGGACGAGTTGAAGGAGGCGATGAAGAGCTACACGAGTGATGAGGGCCTGAAGAAGTCCTGGGACAACGTTCAGAAGATG TTCAAGTGCTGCGGCGTCACGAACAAGACGGACTGGTACGGGGTGCTGAACCACACGCTGCCCTCGTCCTGCTGCTCAGTGGGGGCGCACCAGTGTGTGGACGGCTGGAGCGAG gcctgctATCAGAAGGCCAGGAACTGGCTGCTGGACAACATCCCCTCGGTCCTGGTGTTTGGGGTGTGCATCGGGATCGTTCAG ATTCTGGCTCTAGTCTTCTCGCTGCTGATGTACTGTCAGATCCTGCGCGCTGAGAAGTACCTGGACTGA